A region of Denticeps clupeoides chromosome 19, fDenClu1.1, whole genome shotgun sequence DNA encodes the following proteins:
- the abl2 gene encoding tyrosine-protein kinase ABL2 isoform X3, whose translation MLLTTLAESGAAPTVTSQPCPTVRNAIYCSTSEALHRPFGLDSAALTEAVRWSSKENLLGAAESDPNLFVALYDFVASGDNTLSITKGEKLRVLGYNQNGEWSEVRSKNGQGWVPSNYITPVNSLEKHSWYHGPVSRSAAEYLLSSLINGSFLVRESESSPGQLSISLRYEGRVYHYRINTASDAKVYVTSESRFSTLAELVHHHSTVPDGLVTTLHYPAPKCNKPTVYGVSPIHDKWEMERTDITMKHKLGGGQYGEVYVGVWKKYNLTVAVKTLKEDTMEVEEFLKEAAVMKEVKHPNLVQLLGVCTLEPPFYIVTEYMPHGNLLDYLRECDRGEVNAVVLLYMATQISSAMEYLEKKNFIHRDLAARNCLVGENHVVKVADFGLSRLMTGDTYTAHAGAKFPIKWTAPESLAYNTFSIKSDVWAFGVLLWEIATYGMSPYPGIDLSQVYDLLEKGYRMEQPEGCPPKVYELMRACWQWSPLDRPSFAETHQAFETMFHDSSISEEVAEELCKTSHSSHSTPSHGFSHDLPLLPSKSSRTLKKHAENKENIEGGLDGRGDPGALGPAGTHTCLPTSLLGGDSRVGSSPALPRKQGDKPPSMLLEDTQETTFTRDRKAGFFSSFIKKKSSSSSSSSSPSQQAQHNLPMPPKRSSSFREMETQPHKKYEPTAGFGSPPPPLPQLDGLGFSPSHGESNHVQSRCCGATFGQKPLFNSGVPPGGQVGSSSSSWSGLAGFFTPRLIKKTLGLRTGKPQSTDDAGVPGKPFPRSNSTSSMSAGLLDLERMALTLPRNRTKPPLDRTASTTSQPENGTVARPSESLFRKLDEGTAQIRERPKAKLLPRSGGGSGVVRAPGVGGEADYGPQDAMQDRPGWSSPSKSAGLAAPAGPHNHKVPVLISPTLKHGPPDAHPVGVDSQGNRFKLLTEHQAADRDRPRLVKPKCAPPPPPMLRSLQAVYAADGAEEAAEVNGEGAPKRTGRGERARPVIPPPHVPPAPSGKTTTPTKMANGASSTTNASSVASKVALRRTRQQAERVPAEKVSKEALLECAECLSSALHGVPEPSPSSLVLDTGHQLLDYCSGYVDCIPQTRNKFAFREAVGKLELSLQELRAAGAGGVALDNLHSCVKEISDVVQR comes from the exons aTGCTGCTGACGACGCTGGCCGAGTCGGGCGCGGCTCCCACAGTCACCAGCCAGCCGTGTCCCACCGTCAGGAATGCCATCTACTGCAGCACGTCAG AGGCCCTCCACCGGCCGTTCGGCCTGGACTCGGCGGCCCTGACGGAAGCCGTGCGCTGGAGCTCCAAGGAGAACCTGCTGGGCGCCGCCGAGAGCGATCCCAACCTGTTCGTTGCACTTTACGATTTCGTGGCCAGCGGCGACAACACGCTGAGCATCACTAAAG GTGAGAAGCTGCGGGTGCTGGGCTACAACCAGAACGGCGAGTGGAGCGAGGTGCGCTCCAAGAACGGCCAGGGATGGGTGCCCAGCAACTACATCACGCCGGTCAACAGCCTGGAGAAGCACAGCTGGTATCACGGCCCCGTGTCCCGCAGCGCCGCCGAGTACCTGCTCAGCAGCCTGATCAACGGCAGCTTCCTGGTGCGCGAGAGCGAGAGCAGCCCCGGCCAGCTGTCCATCTCGCTGCGCTACGAGGGCCGCGTCTACCACTACCGCATCAACACCGCGTCCGACGCCAAG GTGTACGTGACTTCCGAGAGCCGTTTCAGCACGCTGGCGGAGCTGGTGCACCATCACTCCACGGTACCCGACGGCCTGGTGACCACGCTGCACTACCCCGCGCCCAAGTGCAACAAGCCCACCGTGTACGGCGTGTCCCCCATCCATGACAAGTGGGAGATGGAGCGCACCGACATCACCATGAAGCACAAGCTCGGCGGGGGGCAGTACGGCGAGGTCTACGTCGGCGTGTGGAAGAAGTACAACCTCACCGTGGCTGTTAAAACGCTCAAG GAAGACACTatggaggtggaggagtttCTCAAAGAGGCTGCAGTCATGAAGGAAGTGAAACATCCCAATCTGGTGCAGCTGCTCG GAGTGTGTACGTTGGAGCCTCCGTTCTACATAGTGACCGAGTACATGCCTCACGGGAACCTGCTGGACTACCTGCGCGAGTGTGACCGGGGGGAGGTGAACGCCGTGGTGCTGCTCTACATGGCCACGCAGATCTCATCTGCGATGGAATACCTGGAGAAGAAGAACTTTATCCACAG GGACCTGGCAGCAAGAAACTGTCTGGTTGGTGAGAACCACGTGGTGAAGGTGGCAGATTTTGGGCTGAGTCGGCTGATGACCGGAGACACTTACACAGCACACGCCGGCGCCAAGTTTCCCATCAAATGGACTGCGCCGGAGAGCCTGGCCTACAACACCTTCTCCATCAAGTCTGATGTGTGGG CGTTCGGAGTGCTGCTGTGGGAGATTGCCACATACGGCATGTCTCCGTACCCTGGCATCGACCTGTCCCAGGTGTACGACCTCTTGGAGAAGGGCTACCGTATGGAGCAGCCTGAAGGGTGTCCGCCCAAAGTCTATGAGTTGATGAGGGCTT GCTGGCAGTGGAGCCCTCTGGACCGACCGTCCTTCGCTGAAACACACCAGGCCTTTGAGACCATGTTCCACGACTCCAGCATCTCAGAAG AAGTGGCTGAGGAGCTTTGTAAAACCAGCCACTCCAGCCACAGCACACCGTCGCACGGCTTCAGCCACGACCTGCCCCTCTTGCCTTCCAAGTCGTCACGGACGCTGAAGAAGCACGCCGAGAACAAGGAGAACATCGAGGGCGGCCTGGATGGCAGGGGGGATCCCGGAGCCCTCGGCCCCGCAGGTACCCACACCT GTCTTCCAACATCCCTGCTGGGCGGGGACAGCCGTGTAGGCAGCTCGCCAGCATTGCCACGCAAACAGGGAGACAAACCACCCAGCATGCTCTTGGAGGATACGCAGGAGACCACATTTACCCGGGACCGCAAGGCTGGCTTCTTCAGTTCCTTCATCAAAAAGAagtcctcatcatcatcatcatcatcttctccaTCCCAGCAGGCGCAGCACAACCTCCCCATGCCCCCCAAACGTAGCAGCTCCTTTCGCGAGATGGAAACGCAGCCTCACAAAAAGTACGAACCCACGGCCGGTTTCGGCAGCCCTCCACCCCCTCTGCCCCAGCTGGATGGTCTGGGCTTTTCCCCGTCCCATGGTGAGAGCAACCACGTTCAGTCACGCTGCTGTGGGGCGACGTTTGGACAGAAGCCGCTGTTCAACTCAGGGGTGCCCCCTGGTGGACAGGttgggagcagcagcagcagttggTCTGGACTGGCGGGATTCTTCACCCCGCGGCTTATCAAAAAGACCCTGGGGCTGCGCACAGGGAAGCCTCAGAGCACAGACGACGCGGGCGTGCCGGGGAAACCCTTTCCGCGGTCCAACTCCACCTCCTCCATGTCAGCCGGGCTGCTGGACCTGGAGCGCATGGCTTTGACTCTACCCCGGAACCGCACCAAGCCTCCACTGGACCGAACCGCCTCCACCACCTCGCAGCCGGAGAATGGAACCGTGGCTCGGCCCTCTGAGTCCCTTTTCCGAAAATTAGACGAGGGCACTGCCCAGATCCGCGAACGGCCAAAAGCAAAGTTATTGCCACGCAGTGGCGGTGGGAGCGGGGTGGTCCGGGCACCTGGTGTCGGCGGTGAGGCTGACTATGGGCCTCAGGACGCGATGCAGGACAGACCGGGCTGGTCGTCCCCTTCCAAAAGCGCCGGACTGGCCGCGCCGGCGGGGCCGCACAATCACAAGGTCCCGGTGCTGATATCCCCCACGCTGAAGCACGGGCCGCCGGACGCGCACCCGGTTGGAGTGGACTCTCAGGGCAACCGCTTCAAACTGCTGACCGAGCATCAGGCCGCCGACCGGGACCGCCCCCGGCTGGTCAAGCCCAAATGTGCGCCCCCTCCGCCGCCCATGCTGCGATCCCTGCAGGCGGTCTACGCCGCCGACGGAGCAGAAGAGGCGGCCGAGGTCAACGGGGAGGGGGCGCCGAAACGGACTGGGAGAGGCGAGAGGGCGAGACCGGTCATACCGCCACCGCACGTGCCTCCAGCGCCCTCCGGCAaaaccaccacccccaccaagATGGCCAACGGGGCTTCGTCCACCACAAACGCCTCCTCTGTGGCCTCCAAGGTGGCCCTGCGGCGGACTCGTCAGCAGGCGGAGCGCGTGCCGGCGGAGAAGGTGAGCAAGGAGGCCCTGCTGGAGTGCGCCGAGTGCCTGAGCAGCGCCCTCCACGGCGTCCCCGAGCCGTCCCCCAGCAGCCTGGTCCTGGACACGGGCCACCAGCTGCTGGACTACTGCTCGGGCTACGTGGACTGCATCCCGCAGACGCGCAACAAGTTCGCCTTCCGCGAGGCGGTGGGCAAGCTGGAGCTCAGCCTGCAGGAGCTGCGGGCGGCGGGCGCGGGCGGGGTCGCCCTGGACAACTTGCACAGCTGCGTTAAAGAGATCAGCGACGTGGTGCAGAGGTAG
- the abl2 gene encoding tyrosine-protein kinase ABL2 isoform X1, with the protein MGQQVGRVGEGTPSGLQPPHPHSQQPQQQGKGSRASGSGRRPREAANCGTPPGKSAAAGPATNVPDPGINIFTKHSEALHRPFGLDSAALTEAVRWSSKENLLGAAESDPNLFVALYDFVASGDNTLSITKGEKLRVLGYNQNGEWSEVRSKNGQGWVPSNYITPVNSLEKHSWYHGPVSRSAAEYLLSSLINGSFLVRESESSPGQLSISLRYEGRVYHYRINTASDAKVYVTSESRFSTLAELVHHHSTVPDGLVTTLHYPAPKCNKPTVYGVSPIHDKWEMERTDITMKHKLGGGQYGEVYVGVWKKYNLTVAVKTLKEDTMEVEEFLKEAAVMKEVKHPNLVQLLGVCTLEPPFYIVTEYMPHGNLLDYLRECDRGEVNAVVLLYMATQISSAMEYLEKKNFIHRDLAARNCLVGENHVVKVADFGLSRLMTGDTYTAHAGAKFPIKWTAPESLAYNTFSIKSDVWAFGVLLWEIATYGMSPYPGIDLSQVYDLLEKGYRMEQPEGCPPKVYELMRACWQWSPLDRPSFAETHQAFETMFHDSSISEEVAEELCKTSHSSHSTPSHGFSHDLPLLPSKSSRTLKKHAENKENIEGGLDGRGDPGALGPAGTHTCLPTSLLGGDSRVGSSPALPRKQGDKPPSMLLEDTQETTFTRDRKAGFFSSFIKKKSSSSSSSSSPSQQAQHNLPMPPKRSSSFREMETQPHKKYEPTAGFGSPPPPLPQLDGLGFSPSHGESNHVQSRCCGATFGQKPLFNSGVPPGGQVGSSSSSWSGLAGFFTPRLIKKTLGLRTGKPQSTDDAGVPGKPFPRSNSTSSMSAGLLDLERMALTLPRNRTKPPLDRTASTTSQPENGTVARPSESLFRKLDEGTAQIRERPKAKLLPRSGGGSGVVRAPGVGGEADYGPQDAMQDRPGWSSPSKSAGLAAPAGPHNHKVPVLISPTLKHGPPDAHPVGVDSQGNRFKLLTEHQAADRDRPRLVKPKCAPPPPPMLRSLQAVYAADGAEEAAEVNGEGAPKRTGRGERARPVIPPPHVPPAPSGKTTTPTKMANGASSTTNASSVASKVALRRTRQQAERVPAEKVSKEALLECAECLSSALHGVPEPSPSSLVLDTGHQLLDYCSGYVDCIPQTRNKFAFREAVGKLELSLQELRAAGAGGVALDNLHSCVKEISDVVQR; encoded by the exons ATGGGACAGCAGGTAGGCCGCGTCGGCGAGGGGACTCCTTCGGGGCTGCAGCCCCCACATCCCCACTCccagcagccgcagcagcaggGGAAGGGGAGCCGGGCGAGCGGCTCCGGGAGGAGACCCAGGGAGGCTGCGAACTGCGGCACGCCGCCCGGGAAATCGGCGGCGGCTGGACCTGCCACCAACGTGCCGGATCCGGGGATTAATATTTTCACCAAGCACTCAG AGGCCCTCCACCGGCCGTTCGGCCTGGACTCGGCGGCCCTGACGGAAGCCGTGCGCTGGAGCTCCAAGGAGAACCTGCTGGGCGCCGCCGAGAGCGATCCCAACCTGTTCGTTGCACTTTACGATTTCGTGGCCAGCGGCGACAACACGCTGAGCATCACTAAAG GTGAGAAGCTGCGGGTGCTGGGCTACAACCAGAACGGCGAGTGGAGCGAGGTGCGCTCCAAGAACGGCCAGGGATGGGTGCCCAGCAACTACATCACGCCGGTCAACAGCCTGGAGAAGCACAGCTGGTATCACGGCCCCGTGTCCCGCAGCGCCGCCGAGTACCTGCTCAGCAGCCTGATCAACGGCAGCTTCCTGGTGCGCGAGAGCGAGAGCAGCCCCGGCCAGCTGTCCATCTCGCTGCGCTACGAGGGCCGCGTCTACCACTACCGCATCAACACCGCGTCCGACGCCAAG GTGTACGTGACTTCCGAGAGCCGTTTCAGCACGCTGGCGGAGCTGGTGCACCATCACTCCACGGTACCCGACGGCCTGGTGACCACGCTGCACTACCCCGCGCCCAAGTGCAACAAGCCCACCGTGTACGGCGTGTCCCCCATCCATGACAAGTGGGAGATGGAGCGCACCGACATCACCATGAAGCACAAGCTCGGCGGGGGGCAGTACGGCGAGGTCTACGTCGGCGTGTGGAAGAAGTACAACCTCACCGTGGCTGTTAAAACGCTCAAG GAAGACACTatggaggtggaggagtttCTCAAAGAGGCTGCAGTCATGAAGGAAGTGAAACATCCCAATCTGGTGCAGCTGCTCG GAGTGTGTACGTTGGAGCCTCCGTTCTACATAGTGACCGAGTACATGCCTCACGGGAACCTGCTGGACTACCTGCGCGAGTGTGACCGGGGGGAGGTGAACGCCGTGGTGCTGCTCTACATGGCCACGCAGATCTCATCTGCGATGGAATACCTGGAGAAGAAGAACTTTATCCACAG GGACCTGGCAGCAAGAAACTGTCTGGTTGGTGAGAACCACGTGGTGAAGGTGGCAGATTTTGGGCTGAGTCGGCTGATGACCGGAGACACTTACACAGCACACGCCGGCGCCAAGTTTCCCATCAAATGGACTGCGCCGGAGAGCCTGGCCTACAACACCTTCTCCATCAAGTCTGATGTGTGGG CGTTCGGAGTGCTGCTGTGGGAGATTGCCACATACGGCATGTCTCCGTACCCTGGCATCGACCTGTCCCAGGTGTACGACCTCTTGGAGAAGGGCTACCGTATGGAGCAGCCTGAAGGGTGTCCGCCCAAAGTCTATGAGTTGATGAGGGCTT GCTGGCAGTGGAGCCCTCTGGACCGACCGTCCTTCGCTGAAACACACCAGGCCTTTGAGACCATGTTCCACGACTCCAGCATCTCAGAAG AAGTGGCTGAGGAGCTTTGTAAAACCAGCCACTCCAGCCACAGCACACCGTCGCACGGCTTCAGCCACGACCTGCCCCTCTTGCCTTCCAAGTCGTCACGGACGCTGAAGAAGCACGCCGAGAACAAGGAGAACATCGAGGGCGGCCTGGATGGCAGGGGGGATCCCGGAGCCCTCGGCCCCGCAGGTACCCACACCT GTCTTCCAACATCCCTGCTGGGCGGGGACAGCCGTGTAGGCAGCTCGCCAGCATTGCCACGCAAACAGGGAGACAAACCACCCAGCATGCTCTTGGAGGATACGCAGGAGACCACATTTACCCGGGACCGCAAGGCTGGCTTCTTCAGTTCCTTCATCAAAAAGAagtcctcatcatcatcatcatcatcttctccaTCCCAGCAGGCGCAGCACAACCTCCCCATGCCCCCCAAACGTAGCAGCTCCTTTCGCGAGATGGAAACGCAGCCTCACAAAAAGTACGAACCCACGGCCGGTTTCGGCAGCCCTCCACCCCCTCTGCCCCAGCTGGATGGTCTGGGCTTTTCCCCGTCCCATGGTGAGAGCAACCACGTTCAGTCACGCTGCTGTGGGGCGACGTTTGGACAGAAGCCGCTGTTCAACTCAGGGGTGCCCCCTGGTGGACAGGttgggagcagcagcagcagttggTCTGGACTGGCGGGATTCTTCACCCCGCGGCTTATCAAAAAGACCCTGGGGCTGCGCACAGGGAAGCCTCAGAGCACAGACGACGCGGGCGTGCCGGGGAAACCCTTTCCGCGGTCCAACTCCACCTCCTCCATGTCAGCCGGGCTGCTGGACCTGGAGCGCATGGCTTTGACTCTACCCCGGAACCGCACCAAGCCTCCACTGGACCGAACCGCCTCCACCACCTCGCAGCCGGAGAATGGAACCGTGGCTCGGCCCTCTGAGTCCCTTTTCCGAAAATTAGACGAGGGCACTGCCCAGATCCGCGAACGGCCAAAAGCAAAGTTATTGCCACGCAGTGGCGGTGGGAGCGGGGTGGTCCGGGCACCTGGTGTCGGCGGTGAGGCTGACTATGGGCCTCAGGACGCGATGCAGGACAGACCGGGCTGGTCGTCCCCTTCCAAAAGCGCCGGACTGGCCGCGCCGGCGGGGCCGCACAATCACAAGGTCCCGGTGCTGATATCCCCCACGCTGAAGCACGGGCCGCCGGACGCGCACCCGGTTGGAGTGGACTCTCAGGGCAACCGCTTCAAACTGCTGACCGAGCATCAGGCCGCCGACCGGGACCGCCCCCGGCTGGTCAAGCCCAAATGTGCGCCCCCTCCGCCGCCCATGCTGCGATCCCTGCAGGCGGTCTACGCCGCCGACGGAGCAGAAGAGGCGGCCGAGGTCAACGGGGAGGGGGCGCCGAAACGGACTGGGAGAGGCGAGAGGGCGAGACCGGTCATACCGCCACCGCACGTGCCTCCAGCGCCCTCCGGCAaaaccaccacccccaccaagATGGCCAACGGGGCTTCGTCCACCACAAACGCCTCCTCTGTGGCCTCCAAGGTGGCCCTGCGGCGGACTCGTCAGCAGGCGGAGCGCGTGCCGGCGGAGAAGGTGAGCAAGGAGGCCCTGCTGGAGTGCGCCGAGTGCCTGAGCAGCGCCCTCCACGGCGTCCCCGAGCCGTCCCCCAGCAGCCTGGTCCTGGACACGGGCCACCAGCTGCTGGACTACTGCTCGGGCTACGTGGACTGCATCCCGCAGACGCGCAACAAGTTCGCCTTCCGCGAGGCGGTGGGCAAGCTGGAGCTCAGCCTGCAGGAGCTGCGGGCGGCGGGCGCGGGCGGGGTCGCCCTGGACAACTTGCACAGCTGCGTTAAAGAGATCAGCGACGTGGTGCAGAGGTAG
- the abl2 gene encoding tyrosine-protein kinase ABL2 isoform X2 has protein sequence MGQQVGRVGEGTPSGLQPPHPHSQQPQQQGKGSRASGSGRRPREAANCGTPPGKSAAAGPATNVPDPGINIFTKHSEALHRPFGLDSAALTEAVRWSSKENLLGAAESDPNLFVALYDFVASGDNTLSITKGEKLRVLGYNQNGEWSEVRSKNGQGWVPSNYITPVNSLEKHSWYHGPVSRSAAEYLLSSLINGSFLVRESESSPGQLSISLRYEGRVYHYRINTASDAKVYVTSESRFSTLAELVHHHSTVPDGLVTTLHYPAPKCNKPTVYGVSPIHDKWEMERTDITMKHKLGGGQYGEVYVGVWKKYNLTVAVKTLKEDTMEVEEFLKEAAVMKEVKHPNLVQLLGVCTLEPPFYIVTEYMPHGNLLDYLRECDRGEVNAVVLLYMATQISSAMEYLEKKNFIHRDLAARNCLVGENHVVKVADFGLSRLMTGDTYTAHAGAKFPIKWTAPESLAYNTFSIKSDVWAFGVLLWEIATYGMSPYPGIDLSQVYDLLEKGYRMEQPEGCPPKVYELMRACWQWSPLDRPSFAETHQAFETMFHDSSISEEVAEELCKTSHSSHSTPSHGFSHDLPLLPSKSSRTLKKHAENKENIEGGLDGRGDPGALGPAGLPTSLLGGDSRVGSSPALPRKQGDKPPSMLLEDTQETTFTRDRKAGFFSSFIKKKSSSSSSSSSPSQQAQHNLPMPPKRSSSFREMETQPHKKYEPTAGFGSPPPPLPQLDGLGFSPSHGESNHVQSRCCGATFGQKPLFNSGVPPGGQVGSSSSSWSGLAGFFTPRLIKKTLGLRTGKPQSTDDAGVPGKPFPRSNSTSSMSAGLLDLERMALTLPRNRTKPPLDRTASTTSQPENGTVARPSESLFRKLDEGTAQIRERPKAKLLPRSGGGSGVVRAPGVGGEADYGPQDAMQDRPGWSSPSKSAGLAAPAGPHNHKVPVLISPTLKHGPPDAHPVGVDSQGNRFKLLTEHQAADRDRPRLVKPKCAPPPPPMLRSLQAVYAADGAEEAAEVNGEGAPKRTGRGERARPVIPPPHVPPAPSGKTTTPTKMANGASSTTNASSVASKVALRRTRQQAERVPAEKVSKEALLECAECLSSALHGVPEPSPSSLVLDTGHQLLDYCSGYVDCIPQTRNKFAFREAVGKLELSLQELRAAGAGGVALDNLHSCVKEISDVVQR, from the exons ATGGGACAGCAGGTAGGCCGCGTCGGCGAGGGGACTCCTTCGGGGCTGCAGCCCCCACATCCCCACTCccagcagccgcagcagcaggGGAAGGGGAGCCGGGCGAGCGGCTCCGGGAGGAGACCCAGGGAGGCTGCGAACTGCGGCACGCCGCCCGGGAAATCGGCGGCGGCTGGACCTGCCACCAACGTGCCGGATCCGGGGATTAATATTTTCACCAAGCACTCAG AGGCCCTCCACCGGCCGTTCGGCCTGGACTCGGCGGCCCTGACGGAAGCCGTGCGCTGGAGCTCCAAGGAGAACCTGCTGGGCGCCGCCGAGAGCGATCCCAACCTGTTCGTTGCACTTTACGATTTCGTGGCCAGCGGCGACAACACGCTGAGCATCACTAAAG GTGAGAAGCTGCGGGTGCTGGGCTACAACCAGAACGGCGAGTGGAGCGAGGTGCGCTCCAAGAACGGCCAGGGATGGGTGCCCAGCAACTACATCACGCCGGTCAACAGCCTGGAGAAGCACAGCTGGTATCACGGCCCCGTGTCCCGCAGCGCCGCCGAGTACCTGCTCAGCAGCCTGATCAACGGCAGCTTCCTGGTGCGCGAGAGCGAGAGCAGCCCCGGCCAGCTGTCCATCTCGCTGCGCTACGAGGGCCGCGTCTACCACTACCGCATCAACACCGCGTCCGACGCCAAG GTGTACGTGACTTCCGAGAGCCGTTTCAGCACGCTGGCGGAGCTGGTGCACCATCACTCCACGGTACCCGACGGCCTGGTGACCACGCTGCACTACCCCGCGCCCAAGTGCAACAAGCCCACCGTGTACGGCGTGTCCCCCATCCATGACAAGTGGGAGATGGAGCGCACCGACATCACCATGAAGCACAAGCTCGGCGGGGGGCAGTACGGCGAGGTCTACGTCGGCGTGTGGAAGAAGTACAACCTCACCGTGGCTGTTAAAACGCTCAAG GAAGACACTatggaggtggaggagtttCTCAAAGAGGCTGCAGTCATGAAGGAAGTGAAACATCCCAATCTGGTGCAGCTGCTCG GAGTGTGTACGTTGGAGCCTCCGTTCTACATAGTGACCGAGTACATGCCTCACGGGAACCTGCTGGACTACCTGCGCGAGTGTGACCGGGGGGAGGTGAACGCCGTGGTGCTGCTCTACATGGCCACGCAGATCTCATCTGCGATGGAATACCTGGAGAAGAAGAACTTTATCCACAG GGACCTGGCAGCAAGAAACTGTCTGGTTGGTGAGAACCACGTGGTGAAGGTGGCAGATTTTGGGCTGAGTCGGCTGATGACCGGAGACACTTACACAGCACACGCCGGCGCCAAGTTTCCCATCAAATGGACTGCGCCGGAGAGCCTGGCCTACAACACCTTCTCCATCAAGTCTGATGTGTGGG CGTTCGGAGTGCTGCTGTGGGAGATTGCCACATACGGCATGTCTCCGTACCCTGGCATCGACCTGTCCCAGGTGTACGACCTCTTGGAGAAGGGCTACCGTATGGAGCAGCCTGAAGGGTGTCCGCCCAAAGTCTATGAGTTGATGAGGGCTT GCTGGCAGTGGAGCCCTCTGGACCGACCGTCCTTCGCTGAAACACACCAGGCCTTTGAGACCATGTTCCACGACTCCAGCATCTCAGAAG AAGTGGCTGAGGAGCTTTGTAAAACCAGCCACTCCAGCCACAGCACACCGTCGCACGGCTTCAGCCACGACCTGCCCCTCTTGCCTTCCAAGTCGTCACGGACGCTGAAGAAGCACGCCGAGAACAAGGAGAACATCGAGGGCGGCCTGGATGGCAGGGGGGATCCCGGAGCCCTCGGCCCCGCAG GTCTTCCAACATCCCTGCTGGGCGGGGACAGCCGTGTAGGCAGCTCGCCAGCATTGCCACGCAAACAGGGAGACAAACCACCCAGCATGCTCTTGGAGGATACGCAGGAGACCACATTTACCCGGGACCGCAAGGCTGGCTTCTTCAGTTCCTTCATCAAAAAGAagtcctcatcatcatcatcatcatcttctccaTCCCAGCAGGCGCAGCACAACCTCCCCATGCCCCCCAAACGTAGCAGCTCCTTTCGCGAGATGGAAACGCAGCCTCACAAAAAGTACGAACCCACGGCCGGTTTCGGCAGCCCTCCACCCCCTCTGCCCCAGCTGGATGGTCTGGGCTTTTCCCCGTCCCATGGTGAGAGCAACCACGTTCAGTCACGCTGCTGTGGGGCGACGTTTGGACAGAAGCCGCTGTTCAACTCAGGGGTGCCCCCTGGTGGACAGGttgggagcagcagcagcagttggTCTGGACTGGCGGGATTCTTCACCCCGCGGCTTATCAAAAAGACCCTGGGGCTGCGCACAGGGAAGCCTCAGAGCACAGACGACGCGGGCGTGCCGGGGAAACCCTTTCCGCGGTCCAACTCCACCTCCTCCATGTCAGCCGGGCTGCTGGACCTGGAGCGCATGGCTTTGACTCTACCCCGGAACCGCACCAAGCCTCCACTGGACCGAACCGCCTCCACCACCTCGCAGCCGGAGAATGGAACCGTGGCTCGGCCCTCTGAGTCCCTTTTCCGAAAATTAGACGAGGGCACTGCCCAGATCCGCGAACGGCCAAAAGCAAAGTTATTGCCACGCAGTGGCGGTGGGAGCGGGGTGGTCCGGGCACCTGGTGTCGGCGGTGAGGCTGACTATGGGCCTCAGGACGCGATGCAGGACAGACCGGGCTGGTCGTCCCCTTCCAAAAGCGCCGGACTGGCCGCGCCGGCGGGGCCGCACAATCACAAGGTCCCGGTGCTGATATCCCCCACGCTGAAGCACGGGCCGCCGGACGCGCACCCGGTTGGAGTGGACTCTCAGGGCAACCGCTTCAAACTGCTGACCGAGCATCAGGCCGCCGACCGGGACCGCCCCCGGCTGGTCAAGCCCAAATGTGCGCCCCCTCCGCCGCCCATGCTGCGATCCCTGCAGGCGGTCTACGCCGCCGACGGAGCAGAAGAGGCGGCCGAGGTCAACGGGGAGGGGGCGCCGAAACGGACTGGGAGAGGCGAGAGGGCGAGACCGGTCATACCGCCACCGCACGTGCCTCCAGCGCCCTCCGGCAaaaccaccacccccaccaagATGGCCAACGGGGCTTCGTCCACCACAAACGCCTCCTCTGTGGCCTCCAAGGTGGCCCTGCGGCGGACTCGTCAGCAGGCGGAGCGCGTGCCGGCGGAGAAGGTGAGCAAGGAGGCCCTGCTGGAGTGCGCCGAGTGCCTGAGCAGCGCCCTCCACGGCGTCCCCGAGCCGTCCCCCAGCAGCCTGGTCCTGGACACGGGCCACCAGCTGCTGGACTACTGCTCGGGCTACGTGGACTGCATCCCGCAGACGCGCAACAAGTTCGCCTTCCGCGAGGCGGTGGGCAAGCTGGAGCTCAGCCTGCAGGAGCTGCGGGCGGCGGGCGCGGGCGGGGTCGCCCTGGACAACTTGCACAGCTGCGTTAAAGAGATCAGCGACGTGGTGCAGAGGTAG